A DNA window from Pseudomonas tohonis contains the following coding sequences:
- the pilG gene encoding twitching motility response regulator PilG, protein MEQHSEGLKVMVIDDSKTIRRTAETLLKKVGCEVITAVDGFDALAKIADTHPNIIFVDIMMPRLDGYQTCALIKNNSAFKSTPVIMLSSKDGLFDKAKGRIVGSDQYLTKPFSKEELLGAIKTHVPDFTPVEQAS, encoded by the coding sequence ATGGAACAGCATTCCGAGGGTTTGAAGGTCATGGTGATCGACGATTCGAAAACGATTCGTCGCACCGCTGAAACTCTGCTGAAGAAGGTGGGTTGTGAAGTCATCACGGCCGTCGACGGTTTCGACGCGCTGGCAAAGATCGCCGACACCCACCCCAATATCATCTTCGTCGACATCATGATGCCGCGGCTCGATGGCTATCAGACCTGCGCCCTGATCAAAAACAACAGTGCTTTCAAGTCCACCCCGGTGATCATGCTGTCCTCCAAGGACGGCCTGTTCGACAAGGCCAAGGGTCGCATCGTCGGTTCCGATCAATACCTCACCAAGCCTTTCAGCAAGGAAGAGTTGCTCGGCGCGATCAAGACTCACGTGCCTGATTTCACCCCGGTGGAACAAGCCTCCTGA
- a CDS encoding chemotaxis protein CheW: MSDAQTPFQLLLEIDQRCRALAAGLPAQQETVQTWSGIGFRMGERLFVAPMGEVGEVLHEPRHTLLPGVKTWVKGVANVRGRLLPIMDLCGFFGGELSPLRKQRRVLVVDHQEIFAGLIVDEVFGMQHFPVDAFSEELPPLEASIQPFIHGVFQREQPWLVFSPHVLAQHQVFLDVAV; the protein is encoded by the coding sequence ATGTCGGACGCGCAGACCCCTTTCCAGCTTCTCCTCGAGATCGACCAGCGTTGCCGTGCGCTGGCGGCGGGCCTTCCTGCGCAGCAGGAAACCGTGCAGACCTGGAGTGGCATCGGCTTCCGCATGGGCGAGCGCCTGTTTGTGGCGCCCATGGGTGAGGTCGGCGAAGTGCTTCACGAGCCGCGGCACACGCTGCTGCCGGGTGTGAAGACCTGGGTCAAGGGCGTGGCCAACGTGCGGGGCCGACTGCTGCCGATCATGGACCTGTGCGGCTTCTTCGGTGGCGAGCTGTCGCCCCTGCGCAAGCAGCGCCGGGTGCTGGTGGTGGATCACCAGGAGATATTCGCCGGCCTGATCGTCGACGAAGTCTTCGGCATGCAGCATTTCCCGGTGGATGCCTTCTCCGAGGAGCTGCCTCCGCTGGAAGCGTCCATCCAGCCGTTCATCCATGGCGTGTTCCAGCGTGAACAACCCTGGCTGGTGTTCAGCCCACACGTGCTGGCGCAGCACCAGGTGTTCCTCGACGTGGCGGTATAG
- the gshB gene encoding glutathione synthase codes for MSVRLGIVMDPIAHISFKKDSSLAMLLAAQARGWSLYYMEQQDLYQKAGEARARMRPLKVFADPQHWYELEDESDAPLSELDVILMRKDPPFDNEFVYSTYLLEQAERAGVLVVNRPQSLRDCNEKFFATLFPQLTPPTLVSRRADILREFAKEQRDIILKPLDGMGGSMIFRHREGDPNLSVILETLTRHGAEQIMAQRYLPAIKDGDKRILMIDGEPVPYCLARIPAAGETRGNLAAGGRGEARPLSERDREIAATVGPVLREKGLLFVGLDVIGDSLTEINVTSPTCIREIDAAYDTRIGERLMDTIASKLSANGRKPQA; via the coding sequence ATGAGCGTTCGCCTCGGGATCGTCATGGACCCCATTGCGCACATCTCCTTCAAGAAGGACAGCTCCCTGGCCATGCTGCTGGCAGCCCAGGCCCGCGGATGGTCCCTCTACTATATGGAGCAGCAGGACCTGTACCAGAAAGCCGGCGAGGCCCGCGCCCGCATGCGGCCGCTGAAGGTGTTCGCCGATCCGCAACACTGGTACGAGCTGGAAGACGAGAGCGACGCTCCGCTGAGCGAACTGGACGTCATCCTGATGCGCAAGGACCCGCCCTTCGACAACGAGTTCGTCTATTCGACCTACCTGCTGGAACAGGCCGAACGAGCCGGCGTGCTGGTGGTGAATCGCCCGCAGAGCCTTCGCGACTGCAACGAGAAGTTCTTCGCCACCCTGTTCCCTCAACTGACCCCACCGACACTGGTCAGTCGCAGGGCTGATATTCTGCGCGAGTTTGCGAAAGAGCAGCGTGACATCATTCTCAAACCCCTTGATGGCATGGGCGGATCGATGATCTTTCGTCACCGCGAAGGGGACCCGAACCTTTCCGTCATCCTCGAGACCCTCACCCGCCATGGCGCCGAGCAGATCATGGCGCAGCGCTACCTGCCCGCGATCAAGGACGGCGACAAGCGCATCCTGATGATAGACGGTGAACCGGTGCCCTACTGCCTGGCGCGCATCCCTGCCGCCGGCGAGACCCGCGGCAACCTGGCGGCCGGTGGCCGCGGCGAGGCCCGCCCGCTGTCCGAGCGCGACCGCGAGATCGCCGCCACCGTAGGGCCCGTCCTGCGCGAGAAGGGCCTGCTGTTCGTCGGACTGGACGTGATCGGCGACAGCCTCACCGAGATCAACGTCACCAGCCCGACCTGCATCCGCGAGATCGACGCCGCCTACGACACGCGCATCGGCGAACGACTGATGGACACCATCGCCAGCAAGCTCTCCGCGAACGGGCGCAAGCCCCAAGCTTGA
- the pilH gene encoding twitching motility response regulator PilH, with translation MARILIVDDSPTEMYKLTAMLEKHGHQVLKAENGADGVALARQEKPDAVLMDIVMPGLNGFQATRQLTKDAETSHIPVIIVTTKDQETDKVWGKRQGAKDYLTKPIDEDTLLKTLNAVLAG, from the coding sequence ATGGCTCGTATTCTGATTGTTGATGACTCGCCGACCGAGATGTACAAACTGACCGCCATGCTCGAGAAGCACGGCCATCAGGTACTCAAGGCCGAGAATGGCGCCGACGGCGTAGCCCTGGCACGCCAGGAAAAACCCGATGCCGTGCTGATGGACATCGTCATGCCCGGCCTCAACGGCTTCCAGGCCACGCGCCAGCTGACCAAGGACGCCGAGACCAGCCACATCCCGGTGATCATCGTCACCACCAAGGATCAGGAAACCGACAAGGTCTGGGGCAAACGCCAGGGCGCGAAGGATTACCTGACCAAGCCGATCGACGAAGACACCCTGCTGAAAACCCTCAATGCGGTGCTGGCCGGCTGA
- a CDS encoding YqgE/AlgH family protein, protein MKSTAPSYLKHHFLIAMPHMDDPNFAQTVTYLVEHNEQGAMGLVINRPNGLSLSDVLEQLRPDVDPPARCQALPIYAGGPVQTDRGFVLHPSGLSFQATLELGELALSTSQDVLFAIADGQGPEKSLITLGYAGWDAGQLEAELADNAWLTCPADPAILFDTAADQRLAAAAARLGVNLNLLTAQAGHA, encoded by the coding sequence ATGAAAAGCACCGCGCCCAGCTACCTCAAGCACCATTTCCTGATCGCCATGCCGCACATGGACGATCCCAACTTCGCCCAGACCGTCACCTACCTCGTCGAACACAACGAGCAAGGCGCCATGGGCCTGGTGATCAATCGCCCCAACGGCCTCAGCCTCAGCGACGTGCTCGAACAGCTGCGCCCGGACGTCGACCCGCCCGCCCGCTGCCAGGCCCTGCCGATCTATGCCGGCGGCCCGGTGCAGACCGACCGCGGCTTCGTCCTCCACCCCAGCGGCCTGAGCTTCCAGGCCACCCTGGAGCTGGGCGAACTGGCGCTCTCCACCTCCCAGGACGTGCTCTTCGCCATCGCCGACGGCCAGGGCCCGGAAAAGAGCCTGATCACCCTCGGCTACGCGGGCTGGGACGCCGGCCAGCTCGAAGCCGAGCTCGCCGACAACGCCTGGCTCACCTGCCCCGCCGACCCGGCCATCCTCTTCGACACCGCCGCCGACCAGCGCCTGGCCGCTGCCGCGGCGCGCCTCGGCGTCAACCTCAACCTGCTCACCGCCCAGGCCGGGCACGCCTGA
- a CDS encoding energy transducer TonB yields the protein MNAAADFPDFPSSGVRPADRLGFTLFLAAVLHVAFILGVGFTFADPSQISKTLEVTLATFKSDKKPEKADYLAQMNQQGSGTLEHKDTPKTTEQAPFQDQEIKKVTPPAAPQQAARQEAPKAAVATTAPKVQKTPVKHEEAKPEPEARPAPVFDSTQLSSEIASLEAELSQERQLYAKRPRIHRLNAASTMRDKGAWYKDDWRKKIERVGNLNYPEEARRQRLYGSLRLLVSINRDGTLYEVQLLESSGQPVLDQAAMRIVRLAAPFAPFTGDLADIDRLEIIRTWRFERGDRLSSN from the coding sequence ATGAACGCAGCCGCTGACTTTCCCGACTTCCCGTCCTCCGGCGTGCGCCCGGCGGACCGGCTGGGTTTCACCCTGTTCCTCGCGGCCGTCCTGCACGTCGCCTTCATCCTCGGGGTCGGCTTCACCTTTGCCGACCCCAGCCAGATCAGCAAGACGCTGGAAGTCACCCTCGCCACCTTCAAGAGCGACAAGAAGCCCGAGAAGGCCGACTACCTGGCGCAGATGAACCAGCAGGGCAGCGGCACCCTGGAGCACAAGGACACGCCCAAGACCACCGAGCAGGCGCCGTTCCAGGACCAGGAGATCAAGAAGGTCACGCCACCGGCCGCGCCGCAGCAGGCCGCACGCCAGGAAGCCCCCAAGGCCGCCGTCGCCACCACCGCGCCCAAGGTGCAGAAGACCCCGGTCAAGCACGAGGAAGCCAAGCCCGAGCCCGAGGCGCGCCCGGCGCCGGTATTCGACAGCACCCAGCTGTCCTCGGAGATCGCCAGCCTCGAGGCCGAGCTGTCCCAGGAGCGCCAGCTCTATGCCAAGCGCCCGCGCATCCACCGCCTCAACGCGGCCTCGACCATGCGTGACAAGGGGGCCTGGTACAAGGACGACTGGCGCAAGAAGATCGAACGCGTCGGCAACCTCAACTACCCCGAGGAAGCCCGTCGCCAGCGACTCTACGGCAGCCTGCGCCTGCTGGTGTCGATCAACCGCGACGGCACCCTCTATGAAGTGCAGCTCCTGGAGTCATCCGGCCAGCCGGTGCTGGACCAGGCCGCCATGCGCATCGTCCGCCTCGCCGCCCCCTTCGCCCCCTTCACGGGCGATCTGGCCGATATCGACCGCCTGGAAATCATCCGCACCTGGCGCTTCGAGCGCGGCGACCGCCTGTCGAGCAACTGA